The Devosia sp. MC521 genome segment GTAACGCCGTCGGGTCATTCGAGGTTGGCAGAGCGTAGACCTTCGGCCGGGTAGGCCGGATCAATAAAAGGTCAATAGGATAACGGCGACTTCTGTCGGCCGGGGATTTTATTTGTGCCCGAATTCGGGCGCAACGGCGAAGCGTTGCTTCTGGCGGAAAGCTGGCGCGATGCGAATTTGAACACTACTGCCGGGCTTTGCGGATCCGGCAGAACAACCATGGGGTCACGACCAATGATGCGACAGGCGACCGCGGGCAGGGATGACTTGGCTTTAGCTAGCGACCCCTCCTCTACTATTTTGAACAAAGGCGGCGATTCTGTTATGTCGGGCACCCAAGACTCTTCCGAAAATCAGCGCGAACTTTGGGTTCGTGTGCGTGCCCGTCTGAAGGCATCTGTCGGTGAAGACGTCTTTACCTCCTGGTTTGCGCGTCTCGAACTTGAAGAAATCGTCGAAGATCTGGTCCACTTGAGCGCGCCAACGCGTTTCTTGTGCTCGTGGGTTCAGTCCAATTATTCCGATCGTATCGTTGAGGCTTTCCGCAATGATCTGCCTGATGTTGCCCGCATCCAGGTGACCATGCGCGTCAACGGTCAGGTCAAGCGCATCATGCCGGTCGTTGAAGCGCCTGCTCCAGAAGCGCCAGTGCTGGAAATCGCCCACAGCTCAAGCGCTGCCGCATCGCCTTCGGCATCCGCTGCTGCCCAGCCGCGTCTTGTGCCGCAGAGCACAGCAAAGAATGGTGACGCCCTTTCGGGGAGCGCGATCGATCCGCGCATGACCTTCGAGACGTTTGTCTCAGGCGAAGCCAATGACATGGCCTTCGGTGTGGCCAAGCAGATTGCCAACGCTGCGATCAACAATACCGTAACCTTCAATCCGGTCTTTATTCATTCCTCGGTCGGTCTGGGTAAATCGCACCTTCTCAATGCAATTGCGCATGCTGTTTCAGAAGCCGATCCGTCCAAGAACATCGTCTATCTGACCGCAGACCACTTCATGTACCACTTCATTACTGCCGTTCAGCGCCAGTCCGCGCTCGGCTTTAAGGAATGGTTGCGCCGTGTTGATCTGTTGCTGATCGATGACATGCAGTTCCTGCAGGGCAAGTCGGCGACCGAGTTCGGTCACACGTTGGGCACTCTGCTCACCGGCGCCAAGCAGGTTGTTGTGGCGGCCGACAGCCCGCCGCGCGATCTCGAAATGCTTGATGATCGCGTTAAGTCGCGTCTGTCGGGCGGCTTGGTCGTTCCAATCCAGAATTTTGATGTCGAGCTGCGCCGCGCCATCGTTCAGCGTCGTGCTGATCAGGTCAATTCGCGCTTTGGCATGCAGTTCCCAACGGCGGTCATCGACTACATCGCACGCGCTGTGAATAGCCATGGTCGTGACCTCGATGGCGCCGTGAACCGTCTCGTGGCTGCAAATCAGCTGACCGGTGAGTTGATCACCGTACCGCTGGCCGAAAAGACCCTCGCCGATCTCATTCGTGCTCGCGATGCCAAGCGCGTCCGTATCGAAGACATTCTCAAGATCGTCTCGCGCCACTACAAGGTGCCACGTAACGAGCTTTTGTCAGCCCGTCGTTCGCGTGACGTTGTGCGTCCGCGCCAGATCGCCATGTTCTTGGCCAAGGCGCTCACCCAGCGTTCGCTGCCAGAAATTGGCCGTCGCTTTGGCGGTCGTGATCACACCACCGTTCTTCACTCGGTTCGTAAGGTCGAGCAGATGATCAAGGACGATGTGGAATTGGGTCAGGAAATCGAGCTCTTGAAGCGCATGCTTGAGGAATAAGCCTCCTCGTCTGACACGCAATCAAAAGGCGGCCTTAGGGTCGCCTTTTTTCGTAAGTGCGGGTTGTGGATGGCGAGAAAATGAAGCCCTGATCCACAGCTTGCAGAGGAGTGGTCTTGCCAATTTGCGGCGAAACTGTAAACGTCCCAGACCCGGCCATCGGCCGGTGTTTGCAGCAGCGTACCGCCAGGATTAGCCGGATATGAAAGTTACCCTCGAACGCAATCACCTGCTCAAGTCGCTGAGCCATGTGCATCGGGTGGTCGAGCGCCGTAATACCTACCCAATTCTGGCCAACGTGCTGTTCAAGGCCAGTGAAGATCACATCGAGTTGCGGGCGACCGACCTTGATATCGAGGTCACCGAAAGCGTGCCTGCCATGGTCTCGACCCCAGGGTCGACCACCGTTCCGGCTCACACCCTATATGAAATCGTGCGCAAGCTCGCCGATGGTTCAGAAGTGAAGCTCGAAACCGACGGTGGGGACAATATGGTCCTGACCTCTGGTCGTTCGCGCTTTAACTTGGCGTGCCTTTCGCCTGACAGCTTCCCCGATCTCAAGTCGGGCACATTCGCGCATGAATTCGACATCGCAGCGTCCTCGCTGCGTGAATTGATCGAACGCACACAGTTTGCGATCTCAAACGAAGAAACCCGTT includes the following:
- the dnaA gene encoding chromosomal replication initiator protein DnaA, with protein sequence MSGTQDSSENQRELWVRVRARLKASVGEDVFTSWFARLELEEIVEDLVHLSAPTRFLCSWVQSNYSDRIVEAFRNDLPDVARIQVTMRVNGQVKRIMPVVEAPAPEAPVLEIAHSSSAAASPSASAAAQPRLVPQSTAKNGDALSGSAIDPRMTFETFVSGEANDMAFGVAKQIANAAINNTVTFNPVFIHSSVGLGKSHLLNAIAHAVSEADPSKNIVYLTADHFMYHFITAVQRQSALGFKEWLRRVDLLLIDDMQFLQGKSATEFGHTLGTLLTGAKQVVVAADSPPRDLEMLDDRVKSRLSGGLVVPIQNFDVELRRAIVQRRADQVNSRFGMQFPTAVIDYIARAVNSHGRDLDGAVNRLVAANQLTGELITVPLAEKTLADLIRARDAKRVRIEDILKIVSRHYKVPRNELLSARRSRDVVRPRQIAMFLAKALTQRSLPEIGRRFGGRDHTTVLHSVRKVEQMIKDDVELGQEIELLKRMLEE